From Pseudomonas sp. G2-4:
CTGCGATGCCGCCCTGCATCGACGCAAATCCGACTCCATTACCCGCACCTGGGCCTACATGCTGGCGGCGCTAGTGTTCTATATTCCGGCCAACCTGCTGCCGGTCATGAACACCGAGATGCTCGGAGAAGGTGCCGACAGCACCATCATCAGTGGCGTCATCGAGTTCTGGCAAGGCGGTGCCTGGGACATCGCCCTGATCATCTTCATCGCCAGTATCGCGGTGCCGGGCATCAAGTTCGTGGTGTTGACCCTGCTGCTGGTCACCGTGCAACGACGCAGTACCTGGGCCCAGGTCCAGCGGGCGAAGCTGTACCGGCTGGTGGAAGTCATCGGCTACTGGTCGATGCTCGACGTGCTGGTGGTGGCCCTGGTGGCGGCGCTGGTGAAGTTCCAGGCTTTGAGCGATATCGAACCGCGACCAGGCATCCTGTTTTTCGGCCTCGTAGTGCTGTTCACCATGCTCTCGGCCATGAGTTTCGACCCCCGGTTGATCTGGGACACCCAGCCCTGCGAGGAGATCCTGGATGAAGTCGCAAGCCACTGACGGGCAACGACCCGCACCGGGTCGCGCCCATGTCACCTCTCGCCGCTGGACGGTGTCACTGGTGTGGATCGTGCCGATCATCGCGGTTCTGGTGGGGCTGTCCCTGGTGGTCCACAACTGGCTGCAGGAAGGCCCGACCATCACCATCACCTTCAAGACCGGCCAGGGCCTGACTGCCAACAAGACCCAGGTGAAGTATCGCAACGTGGTCATCGGCCAGGTCACCGACGTGCAACTGAGCGACGACCAGAAGAACGTCACCGCCACGGTCAAGCTCGCCAAGACGGCCGACACCTTCACTCACGAGGACTCGGTGTTCTGGGTGGTACGGCCGCGCATCGGAGCCGGCGGTATCTCGGGGATCGACACCTTGCTGTCCGGCGATTTCATCGGGGCCGACGCCGGCCAGTCGAAAGTGCGTGCCAAGTCCTTCACTGGCTTGGAGAACCCGCCACCCATCACCTACGGCGAAC
This genomic window contains:
- a CDS encoding paraquat-inducible protein A, which gives rise to MDTPPQASDLNLCLCHSCGLACDMTDEPETCPRCDAALHRRKSDSITRTWAYMLAALVFYIPANLLPVMNTEMLGEGADSTIISGVIEFWQGGAWDIALIIFIASIAVPGIKFVVLTLLLVTVQRRSTWAQVQRAKLYRLVEVIGYWSMLDVLVVALVAALVKFQALSDIEPRPGILFFGLVVLFTMLSAMSFDPRLIWDTQPCEEILDEVASH